A genomic window from Triticum urartu cultivar G1812 chromosome 7, Tu2.1, whole genome shotgun sequence includes:
- the LOC125521084 gene encoding aspartyl protease family protein At5g10770-like, with the protein MVCSLVVILLFSISSSVAHGAGAGRQRYHVVETGHLEPKTFCSGLKVAPSAEGTWVPLHRPFGPCSPSAGRAPVPSLLEMLRWDQVRTDYVRRKASSGAEDVLNPAKPHVLMTQVDFGPSSTFGIGSGSGSSAWINADGDPTVVSQQTMAIDTTVDVPWIQCVPCPIPQCYPQRIPLFDPSTSSTAAAVRCRSPACRSLGSYGNGCSNTSANADCRYLIEYSDDRATAGTYMTDTLTISGSTAVRSFRFGCSHAVRGKFSDLTAGTMSLGGGAQSLLAQTARSLGNAFSYCVPQASASGFLSIGGPVTTNSTTVFATTPLVRSAINPSLYLVRLQGIVVAGRQLRIPPVVFSAGAVMDSSAVITQLPPTAYRALRRAFRNAMRAYPRSGATGTLDTCYDFLGLTNVRVPAVSLVFGGGAVVVLDPPAVMLGGCLAFTATSSDLALGFIGNVQQQTHEVLYDVAAGGVGFRRGAC; encoded by the exons ATGGTGTGCTCCCTCGTCgtcatcctcctcttctccattaGTTCCTCCGTTGCCCATGGCGCCGGAGCAGGTCGCCAGCGCTACCATGTGGTGGAGACCGGGCACTTGGAGCCCAAAACCTTCTGCTCTGGCCTCAAGG TGGCTCCATCGGCGGAGGGCACGTGGGTGCCGCTGCACCGTCCGTTCGGCCCCTGCTCGCCGTCCGCCGGCAGGGCGCCGGTGCCGTCCCTGCTGGAGATGCTCCGCTGGGACCAGGTCCGCACCGACTACGTCCGGAGGAAGGCCAGCAGCGGGGCGGAGGACGTGCTCAACCCAGCCAAGCCGCACGTGCTGATGACCCAGGTGGACTTCGGTCCCAGTTCCACCTTCGGCATCGGCTCCGGCTCCGGTAGCTCGGCGTGGATCAACGCCGACGGCGACCCCACGGTCGTGTCTCAGCAGACCATGGCCATCGACACCACCGTGGACGTGCCGTGGATCCAGTGCGTCCCCTGCCCCATCCCCCAGTGCTACCCGCAACGGATCCCCTTGTTCGACCCCAGCACGTCCAGCACCGCCGCGGCCGTCCGCTGCCGCTCCCCCGCCTGCCGCTCCCTCGGCTCCTACGGCAACGGCTGCTCCAACACGTCCGCGAACGCCGACTGCCGGTACCTGATCGAGTACAGCGACGACCGGGCGACCGCCGGGACGTACATGACCGACACGCTCACCATCAGCGGCAGCACCGCCGTCCGCAGCTTCCGGTTCGGATGCAGCCACGCCGTGCGCGGCAAGTTCAGCGACCTGACCGCCGGGACCATGTCCCTCGGCGGCGGCGCGCAGTCACTCCTCGCCCAGACGGCCCGCTCCCTGGGCAACGCCTTCTCCTACTGCGTCCCACAGGCCAGCGCCTCCGGCTTCCTCTCCATCGGCGGGCCGGTGACGACCAACTCCACCACCGTATTCGCCACCACGCCACTCGTCCGGAGCGCCATCAACCCGAGCCTATACCTGGTGCGGCTCCAGGGCATCGTCGTGGCGGGGCGCCAGCTCAGGATCCCGCCGGTGGTCTTCTCCGCCGGGGCGGTGATGGACTCGAGCGCCGTCATCACGCAGCTGCCGCCCACCGCGTACCGCGCGCTGCGCCGGGCCTTCAGGAACGCCATGAGGGCGTACCCGAGGAGCGGGGCCACCGGGACCCTGGACACCTGCTACGACTTCCTGGGGCTCACCAACGTGAGGGTGCCCGCCGTCTCCCTGGTGTTCGGCGGCGGCGCCGTGGTGGTGCTCGACCCGCCGGCTGTCATGCTCGGGGGATGCCTCGCCTTCACAGCCACCTCCTCGGACCTGGCCCTCGGCTTCATCGGCAACGTGCAGCAGCAGACGCACGAGGTGCTCTACGACGTCGCCGCCGGGGGCGTCGGCTTCCGCCGTGGCGCATGTTAG